From Chloroflexota bacterium, a single genomic window includes:
- a CDS encoding cold-shock protein, which yields MSERIVGTVKWFNGSKGYGFIEREGGKDVFVHYSAIQGAGFRNLEEGQRVEFAVEEGQKGPQAVEVTAL from the coding sequence ATGTCTGAACGTATCGTCGGTACGGTCAAATGGTTCAACGGTAGCAAAGGCTACGGCTTCATTGAGCGCGAAGGCGGCAAGGATGTCTTTGTACACTATAGTGCAATTCAGGGAGCTGGCTTCCGCAATTTGGAAGAAGGTCAGCGCGTTGAATTTGCCGTTGAAGAAGGCCAGAAAGGGCCGCAGGCAGTTGAAGTAACTGCTCTGTAA
- a CDS encoding NUDIX hydrolase has product MNETNEHPYALVIEAAGGLLWRSTPSGREIAIIHRPRYDDWTLPKGKRDPGESWQETAERELREETGYEVRLTSFAGSIAYTVKGVAKVVLFWNMGLENDGEFRKNSEVDILAWLPVKTALEKMTYASEKALLQSNSG; this is encoded by the coding sequence ATGAATGAAACCAACGAACACCCCTATGCGCTGGTCATCGAAGCGGCAGGCGGTTTACTTTGGCGCTCAACACCTTCGGGGCGTGAAATTGCCATCATCCACCGCCCCCGCTATGACGATTGGACGCTCCCCAAGGGCAAACGCGACCCCGGCGAGAGTTGGCAGGAAACCGCTGAGCGGGAACTACGCGAGGAAACCGGCTATGAAGTCCGGCTGACAAGTTTCGCGGGCAGCATTGCATATACCGTAAAAGGCGTCGCCAAAGTTGTTTTGTTTTGGAATATGGGATTAGAAAATGATGGAGAATTTCGAAAAAATTCCGAAGTAGATATACTCGCCTGGCTTCCGGTAAAGACTGCTCTCGAAAAGATGACCTATGCTTCAGAGAAGGCCTTGTTACAGTCCAATTCGGGCTGA